One window of Phycisphaerae bacterium genomic DNA carries:
- a CDS encoding HAD hydrolase family protein, producing MDGVLTDGRLYIDDTGRGARLFDVHDGFALYWYQRLGGIVVICSGKHSEAVAVRAAELGITHVVQGSRDKPADLAPRLAEIGLGWSELAVIGDDLPDVPLLHRCGFPIAVANAVDEVKAVAQLVTRRAGGRGAVREALEHLMRATGRWAEVQAHYGLARTARPD from the coding sequence GTGGACGGCGTGCTCACCGACGGCCGGTTGTACATCGACGACACCGGCCGCGGCGCGCGGCTGTTCGACGTTCACGACGGCTTCGCGCTCTATTGGTACCAGCGGCTCGGCGGCATCGTCGTGATCTGCTCCGGCAAGCACTCGGAGGCCGTCGCGGTGCGGGCCGCTGAGCTCGGGATCACCCACGTGGTCCAGGGCAGTCGCGACAAGCCCGCCGACCTGGCGCCGCGGCTGGCGGAAATCGGGCTCGGCTGGTCTGAGCTGGCAGTCATCGGCGACGACCTGCCCGACGTGCCGCTGCTGCACCGCTGCGGTTTCCCGATCGCGGTCGCGAACGCGGTGGACGAGGTCAAGGCCGTCGCGCAACTGGTGACGCGGCGCGCCGGCGGGCGCGGCGCCGTCCGCGAGGCGCTCGAACATCTGATGCGGGCGACCGGACGCTGGGCGGAAGTGCAGGCCCATTACGGTCTCGCGCGAACCGCGCGGCCCGACTGA
- a CDS encoding tetratricopeptide repeat protein codes for MVGRKWRTWVVLVVVGVAAAAALRPTLQSPFSRGAHRETASALHPGAEPRQPAQWPFHSFGVQALTRWSWRLDDIVWGPVAGGPGWTNLALHVVSGWLVAALALILLRSGAARDARPTVTHYGAALLAGLLFALHPLRVEPVVWVAQRATLLSGMWALAATLCYLHGATRAHRAWLGVALACGTLSFAAGSAGLTLPLVFVVLDWYPLRRLGLTAGWFSRRTRGVWLEKLPFVVLAAGALALGLAAQRAADTSPALGALERIAVAGRSATFYAWKTVWPHGLAPLYELHRPVPWLSWQFGGAAVAVLVALAVAVVVARKAPAVTAAALAYVLLLAPDAMLFPNGLLAAADRHGYLPGVIIALALGAALARLWAEHDALSRILATGATLAGCVAVGALGMLTWQQAQLWRDPRTLWRYTVDQYPGSGLAAWELARARERVGETQPAMQLYSAAVRLSPQVLELRLTLGAALLRESNTKAAIAAYQGAVQLAPQSAAAHFGLGAALAAGNDLAAAEEHLRRAQSLAPDDPRPPSSLGHLFMLQARWSEAAVAFQAALRMVPDDADLHYDLGHALDRAGARETAAAMFRRCLELSPNHGLARAALAAPTDPPTEPPPPPAATQTSRPSGRP; via the coding sequence ATGGTCGGGCGCAAGTGGCGTACATGGGTGGTGCTGGTCGTCGTCGGCGTCGCCGCCGCGGCCGCGCTGCGCCCCACCCTCCAGAGCCCGTTTTCCCGTGGCGCACACCGGGAAACGGCAAGCGCACTGCACCCGGGGGCTGAGCCGCGCCAGCCCGCGCAGTGGCCGTTTCACAGCTTTGGAGTTCAGGCGCTGACCCGCTGGTCATGGCGGTTGGACGACATCGTCTGGGGTCCGGTCGCGGGCGGGCCGGGGTGGACGAACCTCGCGCTGCATGTCGTCAGCGGATGGCTGGTTGCCGCCCTGGCGCTGATCCTGCTGCGGAGTGGCGCCGCGCGGGACGCGCGCCCCACCGTCACGCATTACGGGGCAGCCCTCCTCGCCGGGCTGCTCTTCGCGCTCCACCCGTTGCGCGTCGAGCCCGTAGTGTGGGTGGCACAGCGCGCCACGCTGCTCAGCGGAATGTGGGCACTGGCCGCGACGCTGTGCTACTTGCACGGGGCCACGCGGGCCCACCGCGCGTGGCTCGGCGTAGCGCTCGCGTGCGGCACGTTGAGTTTCGCCGCCGGCAGCGCCGGCCTGACGCTGCCACTCGTCTTCGTCGTGCTCGACTGGTATCCGCTGCGACGTCTGGGCCTCACTGCGGGCTGGTTCAGCCGGCGCACACGTGGCGTGTGGCTGGAGAAGCTGCCGTTCGTGGTGTTGGCGGCCGGCGCCCTTGCGCTGGGACTGGCCGCGCAGCGGGCGGCGGACACTTCACCGGCGCTCGGCGCGCTGGAACGCATCGCGGTGGCGGGCCGGAGCGCGACCTTCTACGCCTGGAAGACCGTCTGGCCACACGGGCTCGCGCCGCTGTATGAACTACACCGCCCGGTCCCCTGGCTATCGTGGCAGTTCGGCGGCGCCGCCGTCGCGGTGCTCGTCGCGCTGGCTGTGGCCGTTGTCGTGGCCCGCAAGGCGCCCGCTGTGACGGCTGCGGCACTGGCCTATGTCTTGCTGCTCGCCCCCGACGCAATGCTGTTTCCGAATGGGCTGCTGGCGGCGGCCGACCGTCACGGCTACCTGCCCGGCGTGATCATCGCGCTCGCGCTGGGGGCGGCGCTCGCGCGGCTTTGGGCGGAGCACGACGCACTCAGTCGCATCTTAGCGACGGGCGCGACGCTGGCCGGCTGCGTAGCGGTCGGCGCCCTCGGCATGCTGACCTGGCAGCAAGCCCAGCTCTGGCGCGACCCGCGCACACTCTGGCGCTACACTGTGGATCAATACCCGGGCAGCGGGCTGGCCGCCTGGGAGCTGGCCCGGGCGCGCGAACGCGTGGGCGAGACTCAGCCGGCCATGCAACTGTACAGCGCCGCGGTGCGGCTCAGTCCGCAGGTCCTTGAGCTGCGGCTCACCCTGGGCGCCGCGCTGCTCCGCGAGTCCAACACCAAAGCGGCGATCGCGGCCTACCAGGGCGCCGTCCAGCTCGCCCCGCAATCCGCCGCGGCCCACTTCGGACTCGGCGCGGCCCTGGCGGCGGGTAACGACCTGGCCGCGGCGGAGGAGCACCTGCGCCGCGCGCAGAGCCTGGCCCCGGATGACCCGCGCCCGCCGAGCAGTCTCGGCCACCTGTTCATGCTGCAAGCCCGCTGGTCGGAAGCCGCGGTGGCTTTTCAGGCCGCGCTGCGAATGGTGCCCGACGACGCCGACCTGCACTACGACCTGGGACACGCCCTGGATCGCGCCGGCGCCCGCGAAACCGCCGCTGCCATGTTCCGGCGCTGTCTGGAATTGTCCCCCAACCATGGCCTGGCGCGCGCGGCGCTGGCCGCGCCGACGGACCCGCCTACCGAGCCGCCCCCGCCTCCGGCTGCAACTCAAACCAGTCGTCCTTCCGGCAGACCGTGA
- a CDS encoding MBL fold metallo-hydrolase has product MHTASPPRYDLGGCTVTLVNGGRLRLDGGAMFGLIPKPLWSRACPADEQNRIPLHCNCLLVEWPGPSERRAIIETGHGPKYGDKEQRIFAIDPAHWLLPALVDLGVDPDTITDVIVSHLHFDHAGGLTYERNGEVRPTFPRARVHVQRAELDDARANFGIMTATYREENYAALERAGAWRPLEGAGEIVPGIQARPTPGHTRGHHSIVVAGRDRRLVFAGDLMPTRHHLGAPYNMAYDLFPLENRASKQALLAWLAADHGLLVLDHEVETPVLTVCRKDDWFELQPEAGAAR; this is encoded by the coding sequence ATGCATACTGCGTCACCCCCACGCTATGACCTCGGTGGCTGCACGGTCACGCTCGTCAACGGCGGGCGCCTGCGGCTGGACGGCGGCGCCATGTTCGGGCTGATTCCGAAGCCGCTCTGGTCGCGGGCCTGCCCGGCGGACGAGCAAAACCGCATTCCACTGCACTGCAACTGCCTGCTGGTCGAATGGCCCGGCCCGAGTGAGCGCCGCGCGATCATCGAGACCGGGCACGGGCCGAAGTACGGCGACAAAGAGCAGCGCATTTTCGCGATCGATCCGGCGCACTGGCTGCTGCCGGCGCTGGTCGACCTGGGCGTCGACCCGGACACGATCACCGATGTGATCGTCTCGCACCTGCATTTTGACCACGCCGGCGGATTGACGTACGAGCGCAATGGAGAGGTGCGGCCCACGTTCCCGCGCGCCCGCGTGCACGTGCAGCGGGCCGAGCTGGACGATGCCCGCGCGAACTTCGGCATCATGACCGCGACGTACCGCGAGGAGAATTACGCCGCGCTCGAGCGTGCCGGCGCCTGGCGCCCGCTCGAGGGAGCCGGCGAGATCGTCCCGGGGATTCAGGCGCGGCCGACCCCGGGCCACACCCGCGGCCATCACTCGATCGTCGTCGCCGGCCGGGACCGGCGGCTGGTCTTCGCCGGCGACCTCATGCCGACACGGCACCACCTGGGGGCGCCGTACAACATGGCGTATGACCTGTTCCCGCTCGAGAACCGGGCGTCGAAGCAGGCGCTGCTGGCGTGGCTCGCCGCCGACCACGGCCTGCTCGTGCTGGACCACGAAGTGGAGACGCCGGTGCTCACGGTCTGCCGGAAGGACGACTGGTTTGAGTTGCAGCCGGAGGCGGGGGCGGCTCGGTAG
- the bamD gene encoding outer membrane protein assembly factor BamD codes for MINLGMDFRVIALTSLVAVLTEFSLLSQEQRYRERQVLDPDTDEWVAEEAPIEGEPTDELGQARAYLAEGKPGKARTLLKRWIKANPDDERSYEATLLLGDTYFEGRDFWQAVKRYTSVADDASGEIFELANQRCVDVARAFLSGQKRIVWRVLRLPAYAEGVEILDRVWERVPGSRLGELALKLKADYYFSHGDLDLAQDEYANLAQQYASGRYVQFAMLRTAESAEAAFPGIRFDATPLVEADERYRQLMAAFPGYAERENVAQRLEGIRQQRAEKDLDIARWYERTRQPSAAEFYYRQILKDWPDTLAAGQAHTRLRAMGAATGETPAEDVAP; via the coding sequence ATGATCAACCTCGGCATGGATTTTCGCGTGATCGCACTCACCAGCCTGGTGGCGGTGCTGACGGAGTTCTCGTTGCTCTCGCAGGAGCAACGTTACCGCGAACGCCAAGTACTCGACCCGGACACGGATGAGTGGGTTGCCGAAGAGGCGCCCATTGAAGGTGAGCCGACCGACGAGCTGGGGCAGGCCCGTGCCTATCTCGCAGAGGGCAAACCCGGCAAGGCCCGCACGCTGCTGAAGCGCTGGATCAAGGCCAACCCCGACGATGAGCGCAGCTATGAGGCGACGCTCTTGCTCGGCGATACATACTTTGAAGGCCGCGATTTCTGGCAGGCGGTGAAGCGCTACACCAGCGTCGCGGACGATGCGTCCGGCGAGATTTTCGAACTGGCCAACCAGCGGTGTGTCGACGTGGCCCGCGCGTTTCTGTCCGGACAGAAGCGCATCGTCTGGCGCGTCCTGCGCCTGCCCGCGTACGCCGAGGGCGTTGAGATTCTCGATCGCGTCTGGGAGCGCGTCCCCGGCTCGCGGCTGGGCGAGTTGGCGCTGAAGCTGAAGGCGGATTACTACTTCTCGCACGGCGATCTCGATCTGGCTCAGGATGAGTACGCCAACCTGGCCCAGCAGTATGCCAGCGGGCGCTACGTGCAGTTTGCGATGCTGCGCACGGCAGAGTCCGCCGAGGCTGCTTTCCCCGGCATCCGTTTCGACGCCACGCCGCTGGTCGAGGCGGACGAGCGCTATCGGCAGTTGATGGCAGCGTTTCCCGGGTATGCCGAGCGCGAGAACGTCGCGCAGCGCCTGGAAGGCATCCGGCAGCAGCGGGCGGAGAAAGACCTCGACATCGCCCGCTGGTACGAACGGACGCGTCAGCCCAGCGCGGCGGAGTTTTATTACCGGCAGATTCTGAAGGACTGGCCGGACACGCTGGCCGCCGGGCAGGCACACACGCGCCTGCGGGCCATGGGGGCCGCGACCGGGGAGACTCCGGCGGAGGACGTCGCGCCGTGA